A single region of the Ahaetulla prasina isolate Xishuangbanna chromosome 13, ASM2864084v1, whole genome shotgun sequence genome encodes:
- the C13H15orf48 gene encoding normal mucosa of esophagus-specific gene 1 protein isoform X1: MSFFRYFNKHRELIPLAMIMTTTLSGMVYTGIRAIRRSDIICFRSIRNGSPSKNWRRSEKFTRGEVPSPSKRHSLNLVESFLHKLEDRNQCAEMLLLHF, from the exons ATGTCATTCTTCCGGTATTTTAACAAGCATAGAGAG CTGATTCCTCTGGCTATGATTATGACTACCACGCTGAGTGGGATGGTGTACACAGGCATCAGAGCCATAAGAAGATCAGATATAAT CTGTTTTCGATCCATCAGAAATGGGAGCCCATCCAAGAACTGGAGGAGATCCGAAAAATTTACAAGGGGTGAAGTCCCCAGCCCTTCCAAACGACACTCTCTGAATCTAGTGGAATCATTTCTGCACAAACTAGAGGATCGAAACCAGTGTGCGGAAATGCTTCTGCTACATTTTTAG
- the C13H15orf48 gene encoding normal mucosa of esophagus-specific gene 1 protein isoform X2 yields MSFFRYFNKHRELIPLAMIMTTTLSGMVYTGIRAIRRSDIIIDRWHNPEPWEKVDPTQPQKLFSIHQKWEPIQELEEIRKIYKG; encoded by the exons ATGTCATTCTTCCGGTATTTTAACAAGCATAGAGAG CTGATTCCTCTGGCTATGATTATGACTACCACGCTGAGTGGGATGGTGTACACAGGCATCAGAGCCATAAGAAGATCAGATATAAT TATTGATAGGTGGCACAATCCTGAACCTTGGGAAAAAGTGGATCCCACCCAACCTCAAAAG CTGTTTTCGATCCATCAGAAATGGGAGCCCATCCAAGAACTGGAGGAGATCCGAAAAATTTACAAGGGGTGA